Proteins from a genomic interval of Salmo salar chromosome ssa14, Ssal_v3.1, whole genome shotgun sequence:
- the homeza gene encoding homeobox and leucine zipper protein Homez — MATHVDCNRRIGLEVNMKELSQCDVTWTENEGKHASPHSSKTSHYQITNGKSNLSSDPSATDSDVSEGRDGGVSFSTNHNSVVCLPLVSEGLKLVWTQSDQTRELDTIPELVQAFNVFPYPTSREVNALARLCALPLDKVKVWFMVQRIKYGISWASEEIEETRRKLAGPERTNDYANEKEIKMRNGCGAISVEAEDDDQINNGLHSYLLHPRKRARHETPEPCKPAATVQHFSSSLPPPQDSYYYRPPVDMPATTATDASLSLSETSLGSPQQQQRGRYKKTKAQLAVLRSSFLRENWPAETELRRLQEETSLSRNDIRKWFSDSRYQLRNGRGLLGTSMVYPQLTTGDAKNESQQLRPLPLVAHRPRDQEYGVEVQGRAQEKGARSNGVKDSHFFQNFLSNSLEAFGEGAVGVEAEEDEVAEEASVHTETVKEENEGVVKQEKPLHFRGSKNPEVKQPPSAVTISTSSPTSYSTTPSTLTANKRSSTSTSTVQRSARSAKASLTALSLSSPPSSSSPLLTPAGRPRKTKEQLDILKEHFLRCQWPKSEDYTQLVELTGLPRADVSQWFGDTRYAVKNGQLRWVQGVREQFREQFLAELATQQNGSGGNSSSGTPRVTGSRKRKSQVNGATAPTSTADSPDINPLEVYHRSTGVLHEKDLDALCKKSRMSYQQVRDWFASQESKAIDPEPNVTD; from the coding sequence ATGGCAACACACGTTGACTGTAACAGAAGAATAGGGCTGGAGGTAAACATGAAGGAGTTATCCCAGTGTGATGTCACATGGACAGAGAATGAAGGAAAGCATGCCTCCCCGCATTCCTCCAAGACTTCACACTATCAGATCACCAATGGAAAGAGCAATCTATCCTCTGACCCCAGTGCAACAGACAGTGATGTAAGCGAGGGCAGAGATGGGGGTGTTAGTTTCAGCACCAACCATAACTCTGTGGTGTGCCTGCCTTTGGTCTCTGAGGGCCTGAAGCTAGTATGGACACAGTCAGATCAGACACGTGAGCTTGACACCATCCCAGAGCTGGTCCAGGCATTCAATGTGTTCCCATACCCAACATCTCGTGAGGTGAATGCATTGGCACGGCTCTGTGCCCTGCCTCTGGACAAAGTCAAGGTCTGGTTCATGGTGCAGAGAATCAAATATGGCATCAGCTGGGCCTCAGAGGAGATTGAGGAGACGCGTCGCAAGCTGGCCGGACCTGAGCGGACTAACGACTATGCAAATGAGAAGGAGATAAAAATGAGGAATGGGTGTGGGGCAATATCTGTGGAGGCAGAGGACGATGATCAAATTAATAATGGTCTTCACTCCTACCTGCTTCACCCAAGAAAACGAGCCAGACATGAGACCCCAGAACCCTGCAAACCAGCCGCCACTGTCCAACATTTCAgttcctctctcccaccccctcaGGATTCATACTACTACCGCCCTCCTGTGGACATGCCAGCAACTACCGCAACTGATGCTTCCCTGAGCCTCTCTGAGACCTCACTTGGCTCTCCACAGCAACAACAACGCGGACGCTACAAAAAGACCAAAGCCCAACTTGCAGTCCTTCGCAGCAGCTTCCTGCGGGAAAACTGGCCAGCAGAGACTGAGCTCCGACGCCTACAGGAGGAAACCAGCCTGAGCCGCAATGACATCCGCAAGTGGTTCAGCGACAGCCGGTACCAGCTTAGAAATGGGCGTGGACTGCTTGGAACATCCATGGTCTATCCTCAGTTGACCACAGGAGATGCAAAGAACGAGTCTCAGCAACTTCGACCTCTTCCACTCGTAGCACACAGGCCTCGGGATCAAGAATATGGTGTTGAAGTGCAGGGAAGGGCTCAAGAGAAGGGAGCTCGCAGCAATGGGGTGAAAGATTCACACTTCTTCCAGAACTTTCTGTCAAACAGCTTGGAGGCATTTGGGGAGGGAGCAGTGGGAGTGGAGGCGGAGGAGGACGAGGTTGCGGAGGAAGCCTCAGTTCACACTGAAACTGTTAAGGAAGAGAACGAGGGGGTGGTGAAACAAGAAAAGCCTCTACACTTTAGGGGCAGTAAGAACCCAGAGGTTAAACAACCACCATCAGCTGTTACCATCTCCACTTCCTCCCCCACCTCGTATTCTACCACCCCTTCAACTTTGACTGCTAATAAGCGTAGTTCTACTAGCACCAGCACGGTGCAGAGGTCTGCTCGCTCAGCCAAAGCCTCACTGACagccctgtctctctccagtcctccctcATCCTCGTCTCCTCTTCTTACACCCGCTGGCCGACCACGGAAGACCAAGGAACAACTGGACATACTAAAGGAGCACTTCTTGCGGTGCCAGTGGCCTAAGAGTGAGGACTACACCCAGCTGGTAGAGCTCACAGGCTTGCCTCGTGCAGACGTCAGCCAGTGGTTTGGGGATACGCGCTATGCTGTTAAAAATGGTCAGCTACGTTGGGTGCAGGGGGTCCGTGAGCAATTCCGAGAGCAATTCCTGGCTGAACTAGCCACACAGCAAAATGGCAGTGGTGGAAACAGTTCTAGTGGAACCCCTCGGGTTACGGGTAGCCGCAAACGAAAGTCTCAAGTGAATGGCGCAACAGCACCAACATCCACTGCAGATTCCCCGGACATCAATCCGCTGGAGGTTTACCATCGCTCGACAGGGGTTCTTCACGAGAAAGACCTTGATGCCCTTTGCAAAAAGTCACGAATGAGCTACCAGCAGGTGCGGGACTGGTTTGCATCTCAGGAGAGCAAGGCAATTGACCCAGAGCCCAATGTTACTGATTGA
- the LOC106569437 gene encoding RING finger protein 212B isoform X2 codes for MDWFHCNSCFRREGQNFAVSSCGHICCEGCINPNKSMTVVISLSPAHTHPMVPDLFLFHTVVLSRNVAFFPPSEHCTVCGASCNYLAISDQMKPQEQVFFKDPVKLIHSRLEHIAQIALFQRRQKERVIVYFKNKSMELERRLKDVTDQCYRQVLELKRENAELKKPLSQRRASPGQFQTNGAQRMSLPVAVTSPVTPRSRPVSHQSFAETQERFRDRNPRLTLATPPGSATSISSLSSLHERGGFRTPTIISTPTRSENLTPNIFQFLTGPSLHSPRPFRNGQ; via the exons ATGGACTGGTTCCACTGTAACAGCTGCTTCCGAAGAGAGGGGCAGAACTTTGCTGTCTCCAGCTGTGGTCACATCTGCTGTGAAGGCTGCATCAATCCTAATAAAAGTATGACTGTTGTCATTTCCCTGTCCCCCGCCCACACCCATCCTATGGTCCCAGATCTTTTCTTATTtcatactgttgtgttgtctcgaAATGTAGCCTTTTTCCCCCCCTCAGAACATTGCACTGTGTGTGGAGCCAGCTGCAATTACCTGGCCATCTCAGACCAG ATGAAGCCTCAGGAGCAGGTGTTCTTCAAAGACCCTGTGAAGCTCATTCATTCTCGTCTGGAGCACATAGCACAG ATTGCTCTATTCCAGCGAAGGCAGAAGGAAAGGGTCATTGTCTACTTCAAAAACAAATCTATGGAGCTGGAGAGGAGACTGAAGGATGTCACAGATCAGTGTTACAG GCAAGTTTTAGAGCTGAAAAGAGAGAATGCCGAGTTGAAGAAACCTCTCTCTCAGAGGAGG GCATCACCTGGACAATTTCAAACAAATGG TGCCCAAAGGATGTCTCTTCCAGTGGCTGTTACCTCCCCAG TCACCCCTCGCTCACGTCCTGTTAG CCACCAAAGCTTTGCTGAAACCCAGGAGAGATTCAGAGATAGAAACCCTAGGCTCACCCTTGCA ACTCCGCCTGGTTCTGCCACATCAATCTCCAGCCTGAGCTCTCTGCACGAGCGTGGTGGCTTCA GGACTCCCACCATTATTAGCACTCCCACCCG GTCTGAGAATCTGACTCCGAACATTTTCCAGTTCTTGACTGGGCCATCGCTGCACTCCCCAAGGCCTTTCAGAAATGGCCAGTAA
- the LOC106569437 gene encoding RING finger protein 212B isoform X3 codes for MDWFHCNSCFRREGQNFAVSSCGHICCEGCINPNKTFFPPSEHCTVCGASCNYLAISDQMKPQEQVFFKDPVKLIHSRLEHIAQIALFQRRQKERVIVYFKNKSMELERRLKDVTDQCYRQVLELKRENAELKKPLSQRRASPGQFQTNGSAQRMSLPVAVTSPVTPRSRPVSHQSFAETQERFRDRNPRLTLATPPGSATSISSLSSLHERGGFRTPTIISTPTRSENLTPNIFQFLTGPSLHSPRPFRNGQ; via the exons ATGGACTGGTTCCACTGTAACAGCTGCTTCCGAAGAGAGGGGCAGAACTTTGCTGTCTCCAGCTGTGGTCACATCTGCTGTGAAGGCTGCATCAATCCTAATAAAA CCTTTTTCCCCCCCTCAGAACATTGCACTGTGTGTGGAGCCAGCTGCAATTACCTGGCCATCTCAGACCAG ATGAAGCCTCAGGAGCAGGTGTTCTTCAAAGACCCTGTGAAGCTCATTCATTCTCGTCTGGAGCACATAGCACAG ATTGCTCTATTCCAGCGAAGGCAGAAGGAAAGGGTCATTGTCTACTTCAAAAACAAATCTATGGAGCTGGAGAGGAGACTGAAGGATGTCACAGATCAGTGTTACAG GCAAGTTTTAGAGCTGAAAAGAGAGAATGCCGAGTTGAAGAAACCTCTCTCTCAGAGGAGG GCATCACCTGGACAATTTCAAACAAATGG CAGTGCCCAAAGGATGTCTCTTCCAGTGGCTGTTACCTCCCCAG TCACCCCTCGCTCACGTCCTGTTAG CCACCAAAGCTTTGCTGAAACCCAGGAGAGATTCAGAGATAGAAACCCTAGGCTCACCCTTGCA ACTCCGCCTGGTTCTGCCACATCAATCTCCAGCCTGAGCTCTCTGCACGAGCGTGGTGGCTTCA GGACTCCCACCATTATTAGCACTCCCACCCG GTCTGAGAATCTGACTCCGAACATTTTCCAGTTCTTGACTGGGCCATCGCTGCACTCCCCAAGGCCTTTCAGAAATGGCCAGTAA
- the LOC106569437 gene encoding RING finger protein 212B isoform X1, with the protein MDWFHCNSCFRREGQNFAVSSCGHICCEGCINPNKSMTVVISLSPAHTHPMVPDLFLFHTVVLSRNVAFFPPSEHCTVCGASCNYLAISDQMKPQEQVFFKDPVKLIHSRLEHIAQIALFQRRQKERVIVYFKNKSMELERRLKDVTDQCYRQVLELKRENAELKKPLSQRRASPGQFQTNGSAQRMSLPVAVTSPVTPRSRPVSHQSFAETQERFRDRNPRLTLATPPGSATSISSLSSLHERGGFRTPTIISTPTRSENLTPNIFQFLTGPSLHSPRPFRNGQ; encoded by the exons ATGGACTGGTTCCACTGTAACAGCTGCTTCCGAAGAGAGGGGCAGAACTTTGCTGTCTCCAGCTGTGGTCACATCTGCTGTGAAGGCTGCATCAATCCTAATAAAAGTATGACTGTTGTCATTTCCCTGTCCCCCGCCCACACCCATCCTATGGTCCCAGATCTTTTCTTATTtcatactgttgtgttgtctcgaAATGTAGCCTTTTTCCCCCCCTCAGAACATTGCACTGTGTGTGGAGCCAGCTGCAATTACCTGGCCATCTCAGACCAG ATGAAGCCTCAGGAGCAGGTGTTCTTCAAAGACCCTGTGAAGCTCATTCATTCTCGTCTGGAGCACATAGCACAG ATTGCTCTATTCCAGCGAAGGCAGAAGGAAAGGGTCATTGTCTACTTCAAAAACAAATCTATGGAGCTGGAGAGGAGACTGAAGGATGTCACAGATCAGTGTTACAG GCAAGTTTTAGAGCTGAAAAGAGAGAATGCCGAGTTGAAGAAACCTCTCTCTCAGAGGAGG GCATCACCTGGACAATTTCAAACAAATGG CAGTGCCCAAAGGATGTCTCTTCCAGTGGCTGTTACCTCCCCAG TCACCCCTCGCTCACGTCCTGTTAG CCACCAAAGCTTTGCTGAAACCCAGGAGAGATTCAGAGATAGAAACCCTAGGCTCACCCTTGCA ACTCCGCCTGGTTCTGCCACATCAATCTCCAGCCTGAGCTCTCTGCACGAGCGTGGTGGCTTCA GGACTCCCACCATTATTAGCACTCCCACCCG GTCTGAGAATCTGACTCCGAACATTTTCCAGTTCTTGACTGGGCCATCGCTGCACTCCCCAAGGCCTTTCAGAAATGGCCAGTAA
- the LOC106569437 gene encoding RING finger protein 212B isoform X4 gives MDWFHCNSCFRREGQNFAVSSCGHICCEGCINPNKKHCTVCGASCNYLAISDQMKPQEQVFFKDPVKLIHSRLEHIAQIALFQRRQKERVIVYFKNKSMELERRLKDVTDQCYRQVLELKRENAELKKPLSQRRASPGQFQTNGSAQRMSLPVAVTSPVTPRSRPVSHQSFAETQERFRDRNPRLTLATPPGSATSISSLSSLHERGGFRTPTIISTPTRSENLTPNIFQFLTGPSLHSPRPFRNGQ, from the exons ATGGACTGGTTCCACTGTAACAGCTGCTTCCGAAGAGAGGGGCAGAACTTTGCTGTCTCCAGCTGTGGTCACATCTGCTGTGAAGGCTGCATCAATCCTAATAAAA AACATTGCACTGTGTGTGGAGCCAGCTGCAATTACCTGGCCATCTCAGACCAG ATGAAGCCTCAGGAGCAGGTGTTCTTCAAAGACCCTGTGAAGCTCATTCATTCTCGTCTGGAGCACATAGCACAG ATTGCTCTATTCCAGCGAAGGCAGAAGGAAAGGGTCATTGTCTACTTCAAAAACAAATCTATGGAGCTGGAGAGGAGACTGAAGGATGTCACAGATCAGTGTTACAG GCAAGTTTTAGAGCTGAAAAGAGAGAATGCCGAGTTGAAGAAACCTCTCTCTCAGAGGAGG GCATCACCTGGACAATTTCAAACAAATGG CAGTGCCCAAAGGATGTCTCTTCCAGTGGCTGTTACCTCCCCAG TCACCCCTCGCTCACGTCCTGTTAG CCACCAAAGCTTTGCTGAAACCCAGGAGAGATTCAGAGATAGAAACCCTAGGCTCACCCTTGCA ACTCCGCCTGGTTCTGCCACATCAATCTCCAGCCTGAGCTCTCTGCACGAGCGTGGTGGCTTCA GGACTCCCACCATTATTAGCACTCCCACCCG GTCTGAGAATCTGACTCCGAACATTTTCCAGTTCTTGACTGGGCCATCGCTGCACTCCCCAAGGCCTTTCAGAAATGGCCAGTAA